The stretch of DNA gtggttgaaggacaaacaaacaaacaaacacactttcgcatttataatatgggtagtgattactACATAATAGTATGGTCACCTAGCACTATGCATTTCTgccataatattaatttatacttagtaTCGAATGATAAACTTACGTAAGACTAGTACGATGTACCCGGTTATCATGGGCTCGCAGTGTTCGAGCAGCAGCAAGCCTATCAGCTGTACACTCACGAAGCCGAAGCCTCGCGCCACCACCACTGACAGGCACGTCGCCATGCCTCTGTAGCATTAGAAATATAGAAAtacaaaaaattggttgtctgtaaagtcggtttactgacgatagttgaacgtgacaacaaaaaggccgattgtgcttctttgtcgctcgttccgcgctctcgcttgcacttcaagccttacgtggaacgcctcagagcgaggtatcGCCgaatgagtcatgttttttcgtgcgtgtagccggctctatcgaattataagacgttgtcacgtcaaaaaaagatAACCTCGACTGCGGTATGCAATGCATCGTTTTCAGCCCGCTTTAAGCGCATAAAATcgtccattttgattttttaagaatttttttgtaagtaagtatatccaGTAACACTCTTAACGAATTTAATGACGTACctatcattcatcaaaatcggtagtAGCTAGTGGACATAAGAACGGACATATGACATATATCTAACACTATTTTGGCcttcgccgcagtcggataaaaaagcgtccataCTTGAAACATAGGTAACTAAGtacattactaaaaaaatatatgaggACTCTGGACTTGCTTACCGCAAATAAGTCGGGTTCAGCTCAACCAAATAGCTGTTAATGTTCCCCAATATTAGCGCCACGTACGGGAACACATAAAACATCAGGATGCTTAACATCGGCACTCTTATGAACATCAGGACGATCCCACTGATGATGCAGACCGTGAACACGAGTAGCGTTGTCCTCTTCTTCCCTAGGGGCCCGACTATGAACGTGAGCAGGAGGTTGAGTGTGCCACAGAGGCCGGAGTAGACCATCACGGCGTACAGTGTCAGAGGTTTTATGACCTGGTCGCAGTCCCTTACGATGGATGTCTGTAAATTATTGTACGGGCAATGTTATTATTTGGAAAGAATTTATTGAATCCAAAGCAGCTTAGCCAAAGaagcttaaaaaaaattgcgcttggctgcaattagagctactggcaagtgatgatgcagcctaatatGGAGCACGCtttcctagaagatgcctgttcaTTCTTgacttaaaagtaggtatagggGAAAAATGATGTCGGAAGAGctttccatatcctagcggttcggattagaaacgaggatgcaaatcgcttcgtacatgTGCGTATGGAATGAGCCAGTGCTTCTCTTGACGATTATAaagttatttgattaaaaaaactttcatTTTCTATTGCATCATAAGAGGGtattaaaatcatttaaaaattgACTAGCTAAACACTTACATAGTTAGAGTATCTTGATGAATGCCTGGTAGCTATGATGGAGGACGTAAGAACCTCACAAAACGTCTTGCCTGAAGTATCGTCGCCATTAAAGTATGCATTGGTCATTGTCGGCACCCACATGGTGAACCCAGTTGACCTGAAAGCAATAGACTATCCAACATTTTTGATTTGTAGAGCATTTGactgcaattagacctgctggcaagtgatgcaGCCTAACATGACATAGTTTATTCCGGCATTTCTTCTACTTCAAGTCTTTAGGCTTTTTAAGAGGTAGCAGGATAACCAACTCCTTAGGTATAACTGGTGATGTGTGGCACTTGACAACTTTAAAAAACAAACGTTTTTGCGTTCTTTCtgagatgaagcgcgcttgcctagaagatgctcaATTAaatcttgacttgaaggtcTGATATCACCCTATGATGCCAAAAACtgctaatataataaactcACGTCATGTAAGCACAAAGCAGGATGAAGTACAGCATGAGGGAGTTTTTCAGCAGCGGAGGCTTGAACAGCGGCGCCGTCTGGTTCCACATGTGACGCAGGAAGGAGGAGTTGGCGCTGGCAGTTGCTTCCGACTTTTCAAGGCACAGAGTTTGCACCTACAGGGTACATAAATCGTTTCATCATATAactgggaggtcccgggttcaattccgggCAATTTAAGAATTTAcagtttctaaattgtctctgatctggtctagactctagtggAAGGCTTTGGTCGTGGCTACTTACCCGGAAAATTCgggccaccaagcgatttaccgttccagtacgatgctgcaacaacaatacaacaacaacaagcatatagatttcctcacaatgttttcctttaccgttggGTTTGTGCCCGGGATTGAAACCTGGTAGCGTCGAATAGGAGTCGTTATACACTTACTGGGTACTTATCATTGTCTAATCCGGTATTATAATGATACATTTGCTTCAACACTTCCAAAGCCCTATCCTCCAGGCCCTTGCTGAGGAGGAATTTAGGGCTTTCTTCCAGCACGATCAGGCCAAAGATGCCGATCAGCCCAGGGAGACACAGGATCTGCATCAGCAACCTCCAGGGCCGGTACTCCATGGCTAACCAGGGTACGGTGATGTGGAATTTCAGGGAGAAGATTGGTAGAGCTGGTACtggtaaaagattttttaaattcaattcgaTGATAATTTAGCTCTTGGCTGCGATCTTACTGCAGTCTTAGCTGCAAGCGGGCTAATATGGAAGGAGTatactatcatcatcattgttaaTCCATTGCCggacactactgagcacgggctcccctcagaatgagagtcgcccttctcattctgagtctACCACGTCGCTGGCCAAGACGTGCGGATtaacaaacttcacacacctttaccATTATGAAGAAttcacaggcatgcaggtttcttcacgacgttttccttcactgttaaagcaaacGTAAAGGTTCgagtccgggatcgaacccctgacctcccgaACAGAAAGCCGATGTCTTAactactaagctatcaccgcatTAAACTCCGTATCCATAATTGGTAAAGACTAGAATGAAGCCTGAGCATCGTTCATGAGCCTGAGCGACTTTACAATTGAGCTCTCATTCATTTTATCTCAAGTGACATCTCAACAGTGTATCTCAATAAACAACGATGTGATTCCATCAGTCGTGTAATATTCACAGAAGTCATTGATTGTAGACACGACGGTGTGACGGAGCCATAACAACCTCTCATTGTTTCGTTTTCAATGATCACTTTACTATAACCAAGTCGTGCAATAGCGGCTAATAGATCGATAAAAGTAATcctaaatcatttcatttcaaatcgAGAAGatacgataataatttattgattgtgacatttggtacagagataatgCTTGCTTGCATTCTGGGGGCGAAAATATACTTTTgggtacttctctgatttgacgcaaatcggagaaaataagagaattttttaaattgtgaaaattgctgaactaaactaaaatataggtgaaatcaaaaagaatgaccgagttatatcaaattgcacccatgaatttcagagatatatgcatttgaagttttcagttactgaaggtaatgagttctagtgtgctggtaatgattttggtggagaaggcgttgatgtttatgcgatggtaatgaagcaatatttcattttcaaaaaagaacgtatttcttcatctcattaatcaagtaaacagaattaataacggaaatattgcaaactttaacaaaaatattattccagacatatcatcacctataaattttacttgaaatgtataaaataatcgtgctgcgagagcatattatcacgaaaacaaatgtttggtgatagaacagtatgagcgaaaacatgattattttaatttgcatagaaatggcAGACCTGCGAAGAGTGTCGTATATAAACAgtttagttgatgataaagttaaaccaattttggacactgaagtcaaaaagaatttgtaaaactatatatacaaaacaatatgttcgcagacacatgtcaaggaatcattgcaacatcttgggaatgttaagaaatgcaatgaataccgcactatcagcctcatgagtcatgttccaaagatgtttctacttatcagctcttaagggattagaaa from Maniola jurtina chromosome 10, ilManJurt1.1, whole genome shotgun sequence encodes:
- the LOC123868735 gene encoding putative transporter svop-1 isoform X2 codes for the protein MYIDIFGLSVLLPSVSCDLNLTTREQGILSAIPLVGVMVSSYAWGLCADTLGRRRTMTIAMPIGLFFNLVTSIAPNFKSLCLLKFLSAGFSSSANAAAFVLLGETVPLKYRNRFMFLMASATMVGQLFICLPALPIFSLKFHITVPWLAMEYRPWRLLMQILCLPGLIGIFGLIVLEESPKFLLSKGLEDRALEVLKQMYHYNTGLDNDKYPVQTLCLEKSEATASANSSFLRHMWNQTAPLFKPPLLKNSLMLYFILLCAYMTSTGFTMWVPTMTNAYFNGDDTSGKTFCEVLTSSIIATRHSSRYSNYTSIVRDCDQVIKPLTLYAVMVYSGLCGTLNLLLTFIVGPLGKKRTTLLVFTVCIISGIVLMFIRVPMLSILMFYVFPYVALILGNINSYLVELNPTYLRGMATCLSVVVARGFGFVSVQLIGLLLLEHCEPMITGYIVLVLLGLITACFLPPDVKGCSKTSRTPCDNIAIKQDKKKKNKIKGYIQTAKLPEAHDEMKVTL
- the LOC123868735 gene encoding putative transporter svop-1 isoform X1, producing the protein MEETEDKAVLGKWTFEDALDVSGCGKYNYGLLTVCCLLILGMYIDIFGLSVLLPSVSCDLNLTTREQGILSAIPLVGVMVSSYAWGLCADTLGRRRTMTIAMPIGLFFNLVTSIAPNFKSLCLLKFLSAGFSSSANAAAFVLLGETVPLKYRNRFMFLMASATMVGQLFICLPALPIFSLKFHITVPWLAMEYRPWRLLMQILCLPGLIGIFGLIVLEESPKFLLSKGLEDRALEVLKQMYHYNTGLDNDKYPVQTLCLEKSEATASANSSFLRHMWNQTAPLFKPPLLKNSLMLYFILLCAYMTSTGFTMWVPTMTNAYFNGDDTSGKTFCEVLTSSIIATRHSSRYSNYTSIVRDCDQVIKPLTLYAVMVYSGLCGTLNLLLTFIVGPLGKKRTTLLVFTVCIISGIVLMFIRVPMLSILMFYVFPYVALILGNINSYLVELNPTYLRGMATCLSVVVARGFGFVSVQLIGLLLLEHCEPMITGYIVLVLLGLITACFLPPDVKGCSKTSRTPCDNIAIKQDKKKKNKIKGYIQTAKLPEAHDEMKVTL